The genomic window AACGGATGGTTTGTACACTTATCAAGCGCCGGCACCTACTCCATCTCGATTAAATATTTCTTATTTCGTGAGTAACGGATACCTGGTTTTTGCGCCAGATATTAGCTATGAAACTGGTCACCCAGGTAAATCTGCAGTCGAATTCATCAATTCTGGAGTAGAAAGCCTGAAAAAAAATAGCTGGGTAGATGGTAGTAAAATCGGTATCCAAGGTCAAAGCTGGGGTGGTTACCAAGTAGCCTATCTCATTACACAGAATAACATGTATGCTGCCGCTTGGGCCGGTGCACCTGTTGTCAACATGACTTCTGCTTATGGTGGTATCCGTTGGGAAACCGGTATGAACCGTCAGTTCCAATACGAAAAAACACAAAGCCGTATCGGTGCAACACTTTGGGAAAAACCAGAATTATACATTGAGAACTCACCACTGTTTATGTTCCCGAAAGTAAATACCCCTGTTGTGGTAATGGCTAATGATGCAGATGGTGCTGTGCCTTGGTATCAGGGTATTGAAATGTTTACCGGTCTACGCCGTTTAGGTAAACCAGTTTGGATGTTAAACTATAATGGTGAAGCACATAACCTGGTTCAACGCCAAAACCGTAAGGATATTCAAATCCGTGAGCAACAGTTTTTCGATTATTATTTAAAAGGTACAAAAGCGCCAGCCTGGATGACAAGCGGAGTACCTGCAACTGAAAAAGGAAAAACCTGGGGTTTTGAACTAACAGATGATAAACCGTAGTTAGTCCAAAGTCGGGAGTCCAGAGTCAGAAGTCCATGGTTGATAGCTTAATACTATTGGCTATGGACTTTTCTTTTGGTTAATGGCTTGATAGATCATAGTTGATGGCCTTATAGTATATTGTTTAAAAACCATAGCAATCAACAATTAAACTACTGATTGTCAATCATTATTTGGTTTGCATAATCTGATTTCAGACTAAAGACTGTAGACTCCTGACTCCCCCTCTATGAACTTTCGCTTAAAAGCGGTATTTTAACACCTTCAAATAAAACTAAACAACCCCAATGGCATTAAGCAGAATTTGGTCAGCATTTATTATCGTGGCTATTGTAGTAGCAAGTATTAAATGTTTCTTTTTCGGACATAGCGATATTTTTAACTGGATGGTAATCGGTAAATCTTCCGATCCCTTAAACCCTTTAAAATTAGACGGCATTATCGAAACCTGCTGGATTGCGGTGGACCTTTGCATTAAATTAATCGGAACACTGGCTTTGTTTATGGGGTTAATGAGCATCGCCGAAAAAGCAGGCGGTATCCGTTTATTATCGAGGATTATCGGCCCATTTTTCTCTAAGCTCTTTCCCGAAATCCCAAAAGGACACCCATCTATGGGCCATATGATTATGAATTTTTCTGCCAACCTGTTAGGCCTGGATAATGCAGCCACTCCATTTGGTATAAAGGCGATGGAAAGTTTGCAGGAACTTAATCCAAATAAGGATGTTGCCAGCAATTCGCAGATTATGTTTTGTATGCTTACATGCTGCAGGTTTATGTTTAATTCCAGTTAGTGTAATTGCCATTAGGTCAACTCAAAATGCCCAAGATCCCACCGATATTTTCATCCCGTGTTTGATTGTAACTTTTGTTGGTACCATGGCTGCCATGCTCATTGTATCCTTCAAACAAAAGATAAATCTACTTCAACCCGTTATCATTACCTGGGTATTAAGTATCTCTGCAGTAGTTGGTTTACTGGTTTGGTATGTAAGCAAATTAAATGCAGAAAGCATAAAATCATTTTCGGGCCTATTAAGTGGTGGAATAATTTTATTGATCTTTTTATTGATTGTATTGGGTGCACTATATAAAAAAATAGATGTTTTTGATGCGTTTATTGATGGTGCCAAAGGCGGATTTGAAACTGCGCTTAAAATTATTCCTTATTTAGTTGGAATTTTAGTCGCGGTAAGCATGCTGAGAACCAGCGGAACTTTTGATGTGATCATGAGCGGGATTAAAAACATGTTCGTATTTTTTGGAGCTGACACCAAATTTGTTGATGCGTTGCCCACAGCTTTGATCAGGCCTTTAAGTGGTGGTGCAGCCCGAGGAATGATGGTAAGCACGATGATTTCGAGTGGACCAGATTCATTTGCCAGTAAATTATCGGGTGTTTTTCAGGGTGCTTCTGATACCACCTTTTATGTGGTAGCGGTTTACTTTGGTTCTGTTGGAATAAAAAATACGCGTTATGCCATCGGTTCGATGTTATTGGCTGATTTAGTTGGGGTTTGTACAGCTATAGCGCTTAGTTATATGTTCTTTGCGTAAAGTGGTTAGTTTTGAGCGATTAGCGGTTAGCGAAGTATCTATTATGACCGCAAAATGAATAGCAGAATACTTTAATTCATCTACCCATCTTAAATTCTTTAAACATTCTTCATTGCATTCAGAATGACAAAAAGAAAGCGTTGAGAAGCTATAAAAAAACCTGTCAGAAATTAATCTAACAGGTTTTTTTTAATATAAACAAGAGCTATAATTTAAACGCTTATACAATACTGATTTAAGGTTTATCCCACCAAACCCGGGCATTTAAATCATCGCTACCCAGATAAGGAAAGGCTGCAATTGCAGCTTTGTAATTCTCGGTATTATTAGCCTGTTCTTGCGTAGGATAACCTTCTCTTCTTGGTATCGGTTTGTTGTTGTTGTTTGGTGCTGGAGCCAAAAAGCTAGGAAAACCAGTTCTACGCCATTCGGCCCAGCCCTCATAACCATGCATAAATAAATGCACCCAACGTTGATTACCAATCTGCTCTAATGCGGTAAGTGGGTTATATATTACAGAAGTATTTAATTTATACGCAGCTAATCCACTGATATCGTTATTGTTCCATTGACGAATGGATTGTTCAATGGCAAGATCGTAATTCATTTTAGCAACCGCATCACCACCAGCAATCCATGGAATTTTAGCAGCTTCAGCTAATGCAAATAACGCTTGCGCATAAGTAACCAAATAAACCGGGGAGTTTTGTTGGCGTATGGCTGTTCCAAGTAATGAGTAATTGCCTGGCGTAACTGTAGTAGCTAATCCGTAATCCAAGCCAACATAATCACCTGCTGTATTCTTTGTAGCAAAAACAGGCAGTCGTGGATCGTTTAGTGGCTTCATAAAATCTACTACTGGTTTACTCACTGCAAACCAATTCCTGCTAAGTACGGTAAACGAATTGTACCAATAATTTTCCTGGGCAGTAACAGCCAAATGAGGATAAGCTAAGTTATCGGTATTTGCAGTCATAATTCCATTGGCAATAGCTTTATTAAATTCTGCACTTCCTTTTGTCGGATCAACCTTGCTTAAGCGTAGCGCCATTAATAAATGAATGGTATTGCCTAAACGTTTCCATTTGGCAACATCGCCACCATAAACAATATCATTTTTTAAGTTACCAGTAACAAAACTCGCGTTTGCATCATCAAGTAATGCAAAAAGGCTATTGTAAATGCTCTGTTGAGAATCGTATTTAGGCGTAAAATTGTCCTTTCCCTTTAAAGCTTCAGTATACGGCAAAGGTCCCCACCGATCTGTTGCATGCCACATAAAATAGGCTTTCAGTATTTTTGCCACTGCAATCTGGTTAGCAATCGGTCCCTCACTTGCATCAAGAGAGGTATTGGTGATTACATTCTCCAGGTTAATCATTGGGCCTTTATATAAGCCATAAAAATCGAAATTAGTGGTCACATACCTGGAGTTATCAGGGAATGAAGTATTGGATAAATATTGCGGATAGTGCACACCATATGGAGAAGAGCTAAGCGTAGGTAAAAACTGCTCTGAATTTGCAATTAATTGTGTACCGCTCGCCTTAGTTGGGTTATTAGGATCGGTATTTATCGAATCCTTAAATTTATTACAGCTGCTTGATAAGGCTAAAACCATTAAGCAATAGTATATTGATTGATTTAATTTTTTCATGGTCTTAAATTTAAAATTTTACGTTTAAGGTTAAACCAAAAGAACGTACCGTTTGCAGTTCTCCTTTTTCGATCCAGCTAATGGCTGAGCTTCCGGAAGAAAGCTCTGAAGGATCGACACCTTTAGGTGCTTTTTGCCAGATCATTACTGGATTACGTGCCACCGCCGAAAGTTTAATGGCTTTAAATGGTGTTTTGCTCAAAAGCTTCGCATCAAAGTTATAGCCTAAACTTAATTCACGGATTTTGATGTAAGAAGCATCGTAGACCCACTCATCATAAAATTTTGTCCCCAGGTTTGTTCTATAATATGTTCTGGCATCTACATAAGCAGTAACGGGCTGACCTGTAACTGAAGATATCCCCGAAACTTTCACACCACCACCGTTCGCAATGGGTTCACGAACGTTCACTCCTTTATCGTTAAGAGCAGCTGTAATTTCTGATTGTCCTGATTTTGCTGCCAACATTTGGCTCCAGCTAAAGAACTTGCCACCACTTTGGAAACTTAATGCAGCACCAAGATCGAATTTCCAGATTTTAAAATTATTGGTAATCCCCCCGGTATAGTTAGGCACCACACTTCCAAAATTGACTCCGGTTACCGAAATAGGCATATTATCTGCACCTAGAAGGATTTCTCCCGTTGCAGGATCACGCTTATATCCTGGTCCAACTAAGTTTCCGAACGATTGATTTAGTGAAGAATTTAGAAAGATCGTTTGACTTGAATATATATTCTGGTCTAGCTGGTAAACCCCAATTCCCGGATATAATTCTTTAATCGTATTTCTGTTTTTCGCGTAATTCAAGCTAATATCCCATGTAAACAACTTGGATTTAATGGGCTGACCATATAATGTAAGCTCTAAACCCTTGTTTTCTATCAAGCCTGCATTAACCACATATGTTTCATAACCACTAGCACCAGATACCGATAAATTAATCACCTGATTTTTATTTCGCTGTTGATATAAGGTAAAATCCATACCTACCCGGTTATTCAAAAACCTTAAATCTATCCCAGCTTCATAAGAATTGGCAAATGACGGTTTAAGGTTAGGATTTTTTAAAATATCAGGCACTGTTAAAGAGCTTATTGTTCCGCTTGTTGCAGGATATGGACTACCAAAAGCATAGGTTATTGCCGTTTGGAACGGATCAAAATCAGAACCTGCAATGGCGTAACTCGCCCTTAATTTACCATAAGTAAGCACTTTTGATTTGATCAGGTTACTAAATAAAAAACTTCCAGAAACAGATGGGTACCAATAAGAGTTATTTGCAGCTGGCAAGGCCGATGATATATCATTACGGACAGATGCATCAAGAAAATAAGTATCCTTGTAACCGAACGAACCCATGGCATAAATACTTCTTACCTGTTTCTGACGGAGATACGAACTGCTGTTAGGCCGATCTACTGAGGCAGCAATGGTATAAGTGTTTGGACTGGATAGGCCTCCGACGGTTGATTGCGATGTTTGGGTAAACTTGGTAGTATAAAGATTGGCACCTGCATTGATGTTGATCGAAAAATCGTTAATACTTTTATTGAATTGTGCTAAAAATTCATAATTATTATCTGTTCCATCTGCTTTGGTAATGGCATAGTTATCTAAATTCCGACCACCAAGAGGCTCTTTGTGCGTAATATTCTGGCTAAACATATCTGAGCGTACAAAACCACTGATTTTTAATTCTGGTAATAGCTGATAACTCAGATTTACATCACCAAATAAACGGTTCCGGTCATCGTTGTTTAACACTTCATAAGCATCAAAAAATGGATTGTTCCAATCACTAGGTTTATTGGTGGTAATTACACCCGCTGTGTTTGGATTTACATTCCAGTTTAAAATTGTACCATCAGCATACCTGTAATTTCTAAGTGTATTAACATCTAAGTTACGCTGAAACCATTGCACAGCGCCTGTAAATGATCCCTGATAGCCTTGTGTTGGCCTTTGCCCCGAATTATTGGCGTAGTTTACATTGGCACCTACCGTAAGCTTTTTAGTTAAATCGAAAGTGGTGCTTAAACTTAAATTATTTCTTTTTAACCAAGTATTTGGAATAGTCCCTTTTGTGTAAGCATTAGTATAACCGATTTTAAAAGTAGAATTTTCTGAACCACCAGTAAGAAATATTCCATTATTTACATTTTGGCCTGTTTCAAAAAAATCTTTAATATTGTTCGGTTGCGGTTCAAACGGACTTAGCTGGCCATACTCCGGATCCTGTGGATAAAAGCTGTTGATTTTTCTGATCGGTGTACCATCCATTTTTGGCCCCCAGCTTTCATCATTTCCATTTACATAGTTTTGTCCATTGGTTAGTTTAGAAAAAACCTGGCTGTTTCCTACTCCATAAATGTTCTGTAATGGCAAAAAATTTCCAATTTTATCGATAGTATAAGCAGAACTGATATCAATCTGCATTTTAGCGCCCTTACCTCCTTTTTTAGTGGTAATTAATAGTACGCCATATTGTCCTCTGATACCATACAGCGCAGACGCAGCTGGTCCTTTTAAAACATTGATCGACTCAATATCATCAGGATTAATATCCTGAGAGGTATTTCCGTAATCAACACCATTTTCACCCCCACCAAAATTATTCTGTGTAATAGGTGTACCATCCACCACCATTAATGGAGAACCACCACCTGTTACTGAATTTACGCTCCTGATTTTAATTTTTTGTGTTCCACCCAAACTTGCACCCGATGACCCTGTAACCTGAACACCCGCTATTTTACCCGCTAATGAGCCTATTACATTCGTTTCCTTAGTCATGGTTA from Flavobacterium sp. W4I14 includes these protein-coding regions:
- a CDS encoding spore maturation protein SpmA (product_source=COG2715; cog=COG2715; pfam=PF07670; transmembrane_helix_parts=Inside_1_4,TMhelix_5_27,Outside_28_55,TMhelix_56_78,Inside_79_169), with amino-acid sequence MALSRIWSAFIIVAIVVASIKCFFFGHSDIFNWMVIGKSSDPLNPLKLDGIIETCWIAVDLCIKLIGTLALFMGLMSIAEKAGGIRLLSRIIGPFFSKLFPEIPKGHPSMGHMIMNFSANLLGLDNAATPFGIKAMESLQELNPNKDVASNSQIMFCMLTCCRFMFNSS
- a CDS encoding spore maturation protein SpmB (product_source=COG0700; cog=COG0700; superfamily=161098; transmembrane_helix_parts=Inside_1_6,TMhelix_7_29,Outside_30_38,TMhelix_39_61,Inside_62_67,TMhelix_68_90,Outside_91_99,TMhelix_100_122,Inside_123_142,TMhelix_143_165,Outside_166_224,TMhelix_225_247,Inside_248_253,TMhelix_254_276,Outside_277_277); this translates as MLPAIRRLCFVCLHAAGLCLIPVSVIAIRSTQNAQDPTDIFIPCLIVTFVGTMAAMLIVSFKQKINLLQPVIITWVLSISAVVGLLVWYVSKLNAESIKSFSGLLSGGIILLIFLLIVLGALYKKIDVFDAFIDGAKGGFETALKIIPYLVGILVAVSMLRTSGTFDVIMSGIKNMFVFFGADTKFVDALPTALIRPLSGGAARGMMVSTMISSGPDSFASKLSGVFQGASDTTFYVVAVYFGSVGIKNTRYAIGSMLLADLVGVCTAIALSYMFFA
- a CDS encoding hypothetical protein (product_source=Hypo-rule applied; pfam=PF12771; superfamily=48452), producing MKKLNQSIYYCLMVLALSSSCNKFKDSINTDPNNPTKASGTQLIANSEQFLPTLSSSPYGVHYPQYLSNTSFPDNSRYVTTNFDFYGLYKGPMINLENVITNTSLDASEGPIANQIAVAKILKAYFMWHATDRWGPLPYTEALKGKDNFTPKYDSQQSIYNSLFALLDDANASFVTGNLKNDIVYGGDVAKWKRLGNTIHLLMALRLSKVDPTKGSAEFNKAIANGIMTANTDNLAYPHLAVTAQENYWYNSFTVLSRNWFAVSKPVVDFMKPLNDPRLPVFATKNTAGDYVGLDYGLATTVTPGNYSLLGTAIRQQNSPVYLVTYAQALFALAEAAKIPWIAGGDAVAKMNYDLAIEQSIRQWNNNDISGLAAYKLNTSVIYNPLTALEQIGNQRWVHLFMHGYEGWAEWRRTGFPSFLAPAPNNNNKPIPRREGYPTQEQANNTENYKAAIAAFPYLGSDDLNARVWWDKP
- a CDS encoding TonB-linked SusC/RagA family outer membrane protein (product_source=TIGR04056; cath_funfam=2.170.130.10,2.60.40.1120; cleavage_site_network=SignalP-noTM; cog=COG1629; pfam=PF00593,PF07715,PF13715; superfamily=49464,56935; tigrfam=TIGR04056), which encodes MNKKLLMLLGILTCYVVSYAQTTVKGKVTDESNVGIPGVSVLVKGSTTGASTGGDGTYSISVTSNDVTLVFKSIGFVTREVAVGGRSQVDVKLLPDSKELSEVVVTALGIKRSEKSIGYATQKVDGGALTMTKETNVIGSLAGKIAGVQVTGSSGASLGGTQKIKIRSVNSVTGGGSPLMVVDGTPITQNNFGGGENGVDYGNTSQDINPDDIESINVLKGPAASALYGIRGQYGVLLITTKKGGKGAKMQIDISSAYTIDKIGNFLPLQNIYGVGNSQVFSKLTNGQNYVNGNDESWGPKMDGTPIRKINSFYPQDPEYGQLSPFEPQPNNIKDFFETGQNVNNGIFLTGGSENSTFKIGYTNAYTKGTIPNTWLKRNNLSLSTTFDLTKKLTVGANVNYANNSGQRPTQGYQGSFTGAVQWFQRNLDVNTLRNYRYADGTILNWNVNPNTAGVITTNKPSDWNNPFFDAYEVLNNDDRNRLFGDVNLSYQLLPELKISGFVRSDMFSQNITHKEPLGGRNLDNYAITKADGTDNNYEFLAQFNKSINDFSININAGANLYTTKFTQTSQSTVGGLSSPNTYTIAASVDRPNSSSYLRQKQVRSIYAMGSFGYKDTYFLDASVRNDISSALPAANNSYWYPSVSGSFLFSNLIKSKVLTYGKLRASYAIAGSDFDPFQTAITYAFGSPYPATSGTISSLTVPDILKNPNLKPSFANSYEAGIDLRFLNNRVGMDFTLYQQRNKNQVINLSVSGASGYETYVVNAGLIENKGLELTLYGQPIKSKLFTWDISLNYAKNRNTIKELYPGIGVYQLDQNIYSSQTIFLNSSLNQSFGNLVGPGYKRDPATGEILLGADNMPISVTGVNFGSVVPNYTGGITNNFKIWKFDLGAALSFQSGGKFFSWSQMLAAKSGQSEITAALNDKGVNVREPIANGGGVKVSGISSVTGQPVTAYVDARTYYRTNLGTKFYDEWVYDASYIKIRELSLGYNFDAKLLSKTPFKAIKLSAVARNPVMIWQKAPKGVDPSELSSGSSAISWIEKGELQTVRSFGLTLNVKF